A window from Rhea pennata isolate bPtePen1 chromosome 1, bPtePen1.pri, whole genome shotgun sequence encodes these proteins:
- the BID gene encoding BH3-interacting domain death agonist — protein sequence MEQDIHSDGSSQMECILLYNFLQSSSNCEFREQLQALQSQVILPSVKTVCYYDDEGELQTDGNRSGHLQNGELAFVPEGNEEILQIIGAQLAEIGDRLDKEIHAKVVNDLVQHFLNENLSREEITRCLSQAVEGLARAIPSDMEQEKALLVLAMVLTKKIANRVPSLLQRVFSTTVNYVSQHLHNYLVRMLYE from the exons GATATCCACAGTGATGGATCCAGCCAGATGGAGTGTATCCTCCTGTACAACTTCCTGCAGAGCTCCTCCAACTGCGAGTTCAGAGAGCAACTGCAGGCTCTACAAAGTCAAGTGATCTTACCTTCCGTAAAAACTGTCTGTTACTACGATGATGAGGGGGAGCTTCAGACAGATGGGAATCGGAGTGGCCACTTGCAGAATGGTGAGCTGG CATTTGTTCCTGAGGGAAATGAGGAAATTCTCCAGATCATTGGTGCTCAGCTTGCTGAGATTGGAGACCGACTGGATAAAGAAATCCATGCAAAAGTAGTAAATGATCTTGTACAGCATTTTCTGAATGAGAATCTGTCTAGAGAG GAGATAACCCGGTGCCTGTCCCAGGCAGTGGAGGGGCTTGCGCGGGCCATCCCCTCAGACATGGAACAGGAGAAGGCCTTGTTGGTGCTAGCAATGGTCTTAACTAAGAAGATTGCAAACAGAGTGCCCTCCCTCCTACAGCGCGTCTTCAGCACCACTGTGAACTACGTCAGCCAACACCTCCACAACTACCTGGTCAGAATG CTGTATGAGTGA